In a single window of the Vicinamibacterales bacterium genome:
- a CDS encoding NAD(P)-binding domain-containing protein encodes MAERHEVIVIGGGQAGLSVGYHLQREGVPFVILDASARIGDAWRERWDSLRLFTPRRFDGLDGMTFPGVANDLPTKDEMADYLESYATRFRLPVRTGTRVDRLCREGGRYLLEAGGRRLEARQVVVAMSSYQRGVAPPFAGQLDPAITQLHSADYRRPSQLPPGDVLLVGAGNSGAEIAIDLARDGRRVWLSGRDVGQVPFPVHRPLVRRLVLPILFRVVFHHILTLDTPIGRKVRPGFINGGMPLIRTRNADLAAAGVTRVPRMDGVSGGYPRLADGTITRVSGVVWCTGFDMGRSWIDLPVFDAHGEPIQERGVVPGEPGLYFVGPHFLYSASSTMIHGIGRDARHVAKRIAAIRRDAGRALAMQ; translated from the coding sequence GTGGCAGAGCGGCATGAGGTCATCGTGATCGGAGGGGGACAGGCCGGCCTGTCCGTCGGCTACCACCTGCAGCGCGAGGGGGTGCCGTTCGTGATCCTGGACGCCAGCGCACGCATCGGGGACGCCTGGCGCGAGCGATGGGACTCGCTGCGGCTGTTCACGCCGCGCCGCTTCGACGGCCTCGACGGCATGACCTTTCCGGGCGTGGCCAACGATCTTCCGACCAAGGACGAAATGGCCGACTACCTGGAGTCGTACGCCACGCGCTTCCGTCTGCCGGTGCGGACCGGCACGCGCGTCGATCGCCTGTGCCGCGAAGGCGGCCGTTACCTGCTCGAGGCGGGCGGGCGGCGCCTCGAGGCACGGCAGGTCGTCGTCGCGATGAGCTCGTATCAGCGCGGCGTGGCGCCGCCGTTTGCCGGCCAGCTCGATCCCGCGATCACGCAGCTCCACTCGGCGGACTACCGCCGTCCGTCGCAGCTGCCGCCCGGGGACGTCCTGCTCGTTGGCGCGGGCAATTCGGGCGCCGAGATCGCGATTGACCTGGCGCGGGACGGCCGCCGGGTGTGGCTCTCGGGCCGCGACGTCGGTCAGGTCCCCTTCCCCGTGCACCGGCCGTTGGTGCGCAGGCTGGTGCTCCCGATCCTGTTCCGCGTGGTGTTCCACCACATCCTCACGCTCGACACCCCGATCGGCCGCAAGGTCCGGCCCGGGTTCATCAACGGTGGAATGCCGCTGATCCGGACGCGCAACGCCGATCTGGCGGCGGCTGGTGTGACGCGCGTGCCGCGGATGGACGGCGTCAGTGGCGGATACCCGCGGCTCGCTGACGGGACGATCACGCGCGTGTCGGGCGTGGTGTGGTGCACCGGGTTCGACATGGGACGGTCCTGGATCGATCTGCCCGTCTTCGATGCACATGGAGAGCCGATCCAGGAGCGGGGCGTGGTGCCGGGGGAACCTGGCCTGTACTTCGTCGGGCCGCACTTCCTGTACTCGGCGTCGAGCACGATGATTCACGGCATCGGCAGGGACGCCCGTCACGTGGCGAAAAGGATCGCCGCGATCCGAAGAGACGCAGGGCGTGCGTTGGCAATGCAGTGA
- a CDS encoding response regulator transcription factor, which yields MKSRPSPSDLEAGRTAYAARRWREACECLVEADRAHPLAAEDLDRLAWSCALLGRNDLLLATLERLHNLQLDAGDLRGAARAAFWLGFRLLFLGETGRATGWIATSQRVLERLAEDCPERGYLFLPQALGRLSQKDAAGACEAARRAAEVGERFGDANLTSLSRAIEGQARIELGEREAGLALLDEAMLPASSGRLGPVATGIVYCAVIGCCQRFYAIDRAREWSAALAAWCSAQPELVEFNGTCRALRAEVLLVQGSWQQAMDEIRRADRRETSPREAGSVCYQRGELLRLRGEFDAAEESYRQASKHGREPQPGLALLRLAQGKPGMAAAAIDHVVSATRDPMARARYLPAAVEIRLAAGDHDGAAAAARDLAAIAAGAQSAIVDAMAAHARGAVDLAAGAAGAALQPLRAAFATWQDVGAPYIAARIRVAIADALHALGDEDGAELERDAARAVFADLGAAPDLARVEVHAAAPSASEPRFGLTPRELEVLRLIASGRTNAAIARELFLSVKTVDRHVSNIFTKLDVPTRAAATAFAYQHNMIGPSARG from the coding sequence TCGACCGGCTCGCGTGGTCCTGCGCGCTGCTCGGTCGCAATGATTTGCTTCTCGCCACGCTCGAGCGGCTTCACAACCTTCAGCTCGACGCCGGTGACCTCCGGGGGGCGGCGCGGGCGGCCTTCTGGCTCGGCTTCCGCCTCCTGTTCCTCGGCGAGACGGGGCGCGCGACGGGATGGATCGCAACCTCGCAGCGTGTCCTCGAGCGCCTGGCCGAGGACTGCCCCGAGCGTGGCTACCTGTTCCTGCCGCAAGCGCTGGGCCGGTTGTCGCAGAAGGACGCCGCGGGCGCCTGCGAAGCGGCGCGCCGGGCGGCCGAGGTCGGCGAGCGGTTTGGCGATGCGAATCTGACGAGCCTGTCGAGGGCAATCGAGGGGCAGGCGCGCATCGAGCTGGGCGAGCGGGAGGCAGGGCTGGCGCTGCTCGACGAGGCCATGCTGCCCGCCAGCAGCGGGCGGCTCGGGCCGGTCGCCACCGGCATCGTGTACTGCGCCGTGATTGGCTGCTGCCAGCGTTTCTACGCGATCGATCGCGCGCGCGAATGGAGCGCGGCGCTGGCGGCGTGGTGCAGCGCACAGCCCGAGCTCGTCGAGTTCAACGGCACCTGCCGCGCCCTTCGGGCGGAGGTCCTGCTCGTGCAAGGTTCATGGCAGCAGGCCATGGATGAAATCCGGCGCGCCGACCGGCGAGAGACCTCGCCGCGCGAAGCCGGCAGCGTCTGCTACCAGCGTGGCGAGCTGCTGCGGCTGCGCGGCGAGTTCGACGCGGCGGAGGAATCGTATCGCCAGGCCAGCAAGCATGGCCGGGAGCCCCAGCCCGGACTTGCGCTCCTGCGGCTCGCCCAGGGCAAACCCGGTATGGCGGCCGCAGCGATCGATCACGTCGTCAGCGCCACGCGCGATCCGATGGCGCGGGCCCGCTATCTGCCGGCGGCGGTCGAGATCCGCCTTGCGGCCGGCGATCACGATGGCGCGGCGGCCGCGGCGCGCGATCTGGCGGCGATCGCCGCGGGAGCGCAGAGCGCGATCGTCGACGCGATGGCCGCTCACGCGCGCGGCGCCGTGGACCTGGCGGCCGGCGCCGCCGGCGCTGCACTGCAGCCGCTGCGCGCGGCGTTCGCCACGTGGCAGGACGTCGGCGCGCCGTACATCGCGGCGCGGATCCGCGTCGCGATCGCCGACGCGTTGCACGCGCTGGGGGACGAGGACGGCGCCGAGCTGGAGCGCGATGCGGCACGGGCGGTGTTTGCCGACCTCGGCGCGGCGCCGGATCTCGCCAGAGTCGAGGTCCACGCGGCCGCGCCGTCCGCCTCGGAGCCGCGATTCGGGCTCACCCCGCGCGAGCTCGAGGTGCTGCGCCTGATCGCCAGCGGACGCACCAATGCGGCCATCGCGCGCGAGCTGTTCCTCAGCGTCAAGACCGTGGATCGACACGTGAGCAACATCTTCACCAAGCTCGATGTGCCGACCCGCGCCGCGGCGACCGCCTTTGCCTACCAGCACAACATGATCGGACCCTCCGCGCGTGGGTAG